The sequence GCACAGATGCTGGCGCAGGCCCTTAAGGAGGCAGCCAGCCGCCGGGTTCACGTCTACCTGATCACACCCCGGCGTGCTCATCTGCGGCCCGGCTCGTTCCTCCCCAGCGTCGCCCTCGCCAACGCGGAGCAACCGCCCCTGCCGCTCGGCTACCACTTCGGTGACCTGGATGCCCCGCCCCTGGTCATCGTGGACAACCGGACCCTCTACCTCGGCGCGGGTCTCGCCGACGGCTCCTCGGCCGTGCGGCGCGGGACGTCGGCTGAACTCACCCGGGCGCTCACCGCCAGCACGAACGTCATCAACGCCTCTCCGAATATCCCCGCCCGGGTGCTGATCAAGGAAAGGTACGGCCTGGCATGGTGAAGCCTTTTCCCGTCACCGACCTCACCACGCCAGCCGAGTACGCGGCGGTGCAGGAGCGCTTTCCCGAGGAACTCCGGCGAATCATCGCCCCCAACCTGGTGGAAATTGACGAGATCATCCTCGACCTGAACCAGCCCCTGAGCGTGCGGTTCGGAGGGCTGCGCATCGACTACCCGCTGGTGCTGGACCCGGTGCTGTTCGGCCGAATTGACACCGAGATGCAGTCCGGAGTGACCAAGGGCTGGCGGGCGGACGGACGCATCGGTATCCCCGGGACCTTGCACCGGATCAGCCGCGAGACCAACCTCCAGGGGGCCAGCGTGATGATCACCGTGCGCATCGGCCGAGCCCTGATCGGCGTCGCCGAGCCGCTGCGCGAGGTCATCCAGGATGCCATCGACCGGGGCGTGGGCATCGCCATCATCGGGCCGCCCTTCGTCGGGAAGACGACCCTCCTCAGGGACATCGCGCGCATCATGGCCGAGCGGTTGGGCCGCGGGCTGATCATCATGGACACCAGCAACGAGATCGGCGGGGACAGCGACCTCGCTCACTGGATCATCGGCAAAGCCCGGCGAGTCATCATCGGGGACCCCCAGTTACAGGGTGGAAAGTACGCGCGCGCGATCGCCAATGCCGCCCCTCAGGCCCTGCTGGGTGACGAGCTCGGGTACCGGAACGACATCCCGATCATCGTCGAGAACGCCCCGCGTGGAGTGCCCATCACCGCCACCCTGCACGGCCGGGACATGGTGCGAGTGGTGAAGAGCCAGAAGCTCTGGCCGCTGCTGGGTATCCGGGACGGCCGGAAGCTCGACCCCAGCACCTTCGCTATCGCCATCGAGGTTCTGGACCGCGGCCACTACCGGGTCCACACCGACTTCGACCGGAGTATCGAGGCCCTGCTCGACAACGCCACCCCCACCGAAGGTCTTCACGAAGTTCGCGTCGCCTGAACCCGAAGGCCCTGTGACAACGGGACGTGCCATGCGTCCCGTTGTTCTTCTTTTCCAACCTCGGGCCCCTCCACGAGGAGCC comes from Deinococcus planocerae and encodes:
- a CDS encoding AAA family ATPase translates to MVKPFPVTDLTTPAEYAAVQERFPEELRRIIAPNLVEIDEIILDLNQPLSVRFGGLRIDYPLVLDPVLFGRIDTEMQSGVTKGWRADGRIGIPGTLHRISRETNLQGASVMITVRIGRALIGVAEPLREVIQDAIDRGVGIAIIGPPFVGKTTLLRDIARIMAERLGRGLIIMDTSNEIGGDSDLAHWIIGKARRVIIGDPQLQGGKYARAIANAAPQALLGDELGYRNDIPIIVENAPRGVPITATLHGRDMVRVVKSQKLWPLLGIRDGRKLDPSTFAIAIEVLDRGHYRVHTDFDRSIEALLDNATPTEGLHEVRVA